A window of the Cannabis sativa cultivar Pink pepper isolate KNU-18-1 chromosome X, ASM2916894v1, whole genome shotgun sequence genome harbors these coding sequences:
- the LOC133032566 gene encoding probable indole-3-acetic acid-amido synthetase GH3.1 produces the protein MAVDSALSSPLGPPVCEKDAKALQFIEEMTRNADAVQEKVLSEILARNAHTEYLKRFKLGGATDRETYKSELPVITYEDLQPEIQRIANGDRSPILSAHPITEFLTSSGTSAGERKLMPTIKEELDRRQLLYSLLMPVMNLYVPGLDKGKGLYFLFIKSETKTPGGLVARPVLTSYYKSEHFKTRPYDPYNVYTSPNEAILCPDSFQSMYTQMVCGLFERNKVLRLGAVFASGLIRAIRFLQLNWAQLAHDIRTGSLNSKITDPELKECMNRVMRPDSELADFLTAECSKDDWERIITRIWPNTKYLDVIVTGAMAQYIPTLDYYSGGLPLACTMYASSECYFGLNLNPMCKPAEVSYTIMPNMAYFEFLPHDPKTASSKTVDSKLIELVDVEVGKEYELVITTYAGLYRYRVGDILRVTGFHNSAPQFHFVRRKNVLLSIDSDKTDEAELQKAVENASKLLKKFNTSVVEYTSYADTTTIPGHYVIYWELLVKEAANSPDEEVLSQCCLEMEESLNSVYRQGRVADHSIGALEIRVVRSGTFEELMDYAISRGASINQYKVPRCVNFTPIMELLDSRVVSTHFSPALPHWTPERRL, from the exons atggctgtGGACTCGGCTCTATCTTCTCCTTTAGGCCCTCCGGTCTGTGAAAAAGACGCAAAAGCCCTCCAATTCATTGAGGAAATGACACGAAACGCCGATGCCGTACAGGAAAAGGTGTTGAGTGAAATCTTGGCTAGAAATGCCCATACTGAGTACCTGAAAAGGTTCAAACTCGGTGGCGCAACCGATCGTGAAACTTACAAATCTGAACTTCCGGTAATTACTTATGAGGATCTTCAGCCTGAAATTCAACGAATTGCTAATGGAGATCGCTCTCCTATCTTGTCCGCTCACCCCATTACAGAATTTCTCACAAG TTCTGGGACTTCAGCTGGCGAAAGAAAACTCATGCCGACGATTAAGGAAGAGTTGGATCGCCGCCAACTACTATACAGCCTACTCATGCCAGTAATGAACCT TTATGTGCCTGGATTGGACAAAGGCAAAGGACTATATTTTCTGTTCATAAAGTCCGAAACAAAGACACCGGGTGGACTTGTGGCCCGACCCGTACTCACAAGCTACTACAAAAGCGAACACTTCAAGACCCGACCTTACGATCCGTACAATGTATACACCAGTCCCAACGAGGCTATTCTTTGCCCTGACTCCTTCCAAAGCATGTACACTCAGATGGTCTGTGGTTTATTTGAACGCAACAAAGTTCTACGCCTCGGGGCGGTTTTTGCTTCGGGTCTTATTCGGGCCATCCGTTTCCTCCAGCTCAATTGGGCCCAACTCGCCCACGATATCAGAACCGGATCCCTGAATTCGAAAATTACTGACCCGGAATTGAAAGAATGCATGAACAGAGTCATGAGACCGGACTCCGAACTCGCCGATTTCTTAACGGCCGAGTGTTCCAAGGACGATTGGGAAAGAATCATTACCAGAATCTGGCCCAACACAAAGTACCTTGACGTAATTGTGACCGGAGCCATGGCTCAGTACATACCCACATTGGATTATTACAGCGGTGGGTTACCACTGGCTTGCACCATGTACGCATCCTCCGAATGCTATTTCGGGTTAAACTTGAACCCGATGTGTAAACCCGCGGAGGTTTCGTACACCATCATGCCCAACATGGCCTACTTCGAATTCCTCCCACACGACCCAAAAACGGCGTCGTCTAAAACCGTTGACTCTAAGCTAATTGAGCTTGTTGACGTGGAAGTCGGAAAGGAATACGAACTTGTAATCACAACCTACGCAGGTTTGTACCGTTACAGAGTCGGCGATATCCTCCGAGTCACGGGGTTCCACAACTCAGCACCTCAGTTTCACTTCGTGAGGCGAAAAAACGTTTTACTCAGCATTGACTCGGACAAGACCGACGAGGCTGAGCTTCAGAAAGCAGTGGAGAACGCGTCGAAGCTTCTGAAGAAATTCAATACGAGCGTAGTCGAGTACACCAGCTACGCCGATACGACGACTATTCCGGGTCACTACGTGATTTACTGGGAGTTGCTGGTGAAAGAGGCGGCGAACTCGCCTGATGAGGAAGTACTGAGTCAGTGTTGCCTGGAGATGGAGGAATCGCTTAACTCGGTGTATCGACAAGGACGAGTTGCGGACCACTCAATTGGAGCGTTGGAGATTCGGGTCGTGAGATCCGGAACATTTGAGGAGTTGATGGACTACGCGATCTCTAGAGGCGCGTCGATTAATCAGTATAAGGTACCGAGGTGTGTGAACTTTACTCCCATAATGGAGCTATTGGATTCGAGAGTGGTATCCACGCACTTCAGCCCCGCGTTGCCGCATTGGACGCCAGAAAGGAGACTgtag